From the Musa acuminata AAA Group cultivar baxijiao chromosome BXJ3-7, Cavendish_Baxijiao_AAA, whole genome shotgun sequence genome, one window contains:
- the LOC135642355 gene encoding uncharacterized protein At1g51745-like has product MGSEQDGILSSNNVSAGGLVWVRRPNGSWWPGRVVGRDELPAKCVLPPRSGTPIKLLGREDGSMDWYNLAKSTRVKAFRCGEFDECIQKAMAFAIRSKKSSTSTGKYIRREDAILHALEIEKAYFLTGKQNGSGVKDPFRTMGYDFPMKSRKVYGLDKQLGHVARKLDVLEENSAQEVSQSLVSYEQTNDLISPDIKQSEKRRRKTPNDSEDNEGIKRMRDLQEIGLGVVSNRKPNVHASTGWSTELGLPDNASLSKSDIYDGFSSLSSIKSSKDSFSSLKRKRSHVAQSHENVRRKDRRLALSKVCEGTKVIVPSYCHWDGAFGGQPSLQGASPNKLNELLSNSRRTDISCDITVSPHCSGTSSEALLNACENTREIDDANFDSEVKDSELASMLEFIDNDCSDGLIDIPLIMADNIREDFSIMFEHFPTRDLHPDVAEKQHNGCRQDELESHFTEGLGESSFTGSEGRFKNIKGETEKRSLERHLNHKKNLNNSRFSKNTNSENFMNGAVPDSSLKGKIQEERYFAGCKIDGSCFGESVTSNSHGGQLVKDESVSEVHDVPPNQSSDLHLSDEHGHSLSELAKIQPAHARDQDRSSKRHVPISALPIQRLFPHGQVSLSTSSKYQVSKQLKFTGVGSCLYDVEVTVQSSYRGPHVPLISLMSKSNCKEIVGHPVPIEVVEDGLVDTLLTTRHIDQSLKDGGNSIGKSLPKRKSAQMYLNVVGRNCEVTNVTSLKRKYSKNRKPRLSPRKIRRLSSINVDQKEKGEERKPVVEKMVGPAVACVPLRLVFSRITEALSSSTRLTSNS; this is encoded by the exons ATGGGCAGCGAACAAGATGGGATTTTGAGCAGTAACAATGTGTCGGCTGGGGGCCTCGTGTGGGTGCGTCGCCCTAACGGGTCATGGTGGCCGGGCCGGGTTGTTGGTCGGGATGAATTGCCAGCGAAATGTGTGCTTCCGCCGAGATcagggactcccatcaagcttctTGGTAGAGAAGATGGGAGCAT GGACTGGTATAATCTTGCAAAATCAACTCGTGTCAAAGCATTTCGTTGTGGGGAGTTTGATGAGTGCATTCAGAAGGCCATGGCTTTTGCAATCCGTTCAAAGAAAAGTTCAACCAGTACAGGGAAGTACATTCGCAGAGAAGATGCCATTCTCCATGCCCTGGAGATTGAAAaggcttacttccttactgggaaGCAGAATGGCTCAGGAGTGAAGGACCCTTTCAGAACAATGGGTTATGATTTTCCCATGAAGTCAAGAAAGGTATATGGGCTTGACAAACAATTAGGTCATGTGGCCAGGAAACTCGATGTTCTTGAGGAGAATTCGGCTCAAGAGGTATCTCAATCTTTAGTGTCATATGAACAAACAAACGATCTGATTTCTCCTGATATTAAGCAATcagaaaaaagaagaaggaaaactCCAAATGATTCAGAAGATAACGAAGGAATAAAACGAATGAGAGATCTTCAGGAAATAGGTTTGGGGGTTGTATCCAATAGAAAGCCTAATGTGCATGCTAGCACAGGATGGTCCACTGAGCTAGGCCTTCCTGACAATGCTTCACTTAGCAAGTCAGACATTTATGATGGATTTTCTAGTTTGAGTTCAATAAAGAGCAGcaaagattctttttcatctctgAAAAGGAAGAGATCACATGTGGCCCAATCTCATGAGAATGTGAGAAGAAAAGATCGTCGACTAGCACTTAGTAAAGTTTGCGAGGGTACTAAAGTTATAGTTCCATCATATTGTCACTGGGATGGTGCTTTTGGAGGGCAACCATCTCTTCAAGGGGCTTCTCCaaataagttgaatgaattgctATCTAATTCAAGGAGGACAGATATTTCATGTGACATCACCGTCAGCCCACACTGTTCAGGAACTTCAAGTGAGGCATTGTTGAATGCTTGTGAGAACACTCGTGAAATTGATGATGCAAATTTTGATTCTGAAGTAAAGGACTCGGAGCTTGCGAGCATGTTGGAGTTTATTGACAATGACTGCTCCGATGGCCTCATTGATATTCCCCTGATAATGGCAGACAATATCAGGGAAG ATTTTTCAATCATGTTTGAACACTTTCCAACTAGAGATCTTCACCCTGATGTAGCAGAAAAGCAACATAATGGTTGCCGCCAGGATGAACTTGAATCACACTTCACAGAAGGACTTGGTGAGAGTAGCTTCACTGGCTCGGAGGGTCGGTTTAAGAACATCAAAGGGGAAACAGAAAAAAGGTCCTTGGAACGGCATTTAAACCATAAAAAGAACCTGAACAATTCAAGGTTTAGCAAAAATACAAATTCAGAAAACTTTATGAATGGGGCTGTTCCTGACAGTTCCTTGAAGGGTAAAATACAGGAGGAAAGGTATTTTGCAGGTTGTAAAATTGATGGCAGTTGTTTTGGTGAATCCGTGACCTCCAATTCTCATGGTGGTCAGTTGGTGAAGGATGAATCAGTCTCAGAGGTACATGACGTTCCCCCAAATCAGAGTTCTGATCTTCACCTTTCTGATGAACATGGACATTCCCTGTCAGAACTTGCAAAAATTCAGCCTGCACATGCAAGAGATCAAGATAGATCATCCAAGAGACATGTGCCTATCTCCGCTCTGCCGATTCAACGATTGTTTCCTCATGGCCAGGTTTCTCTATCAACTAGCTCTAAGTACCAGGTGTCGAAGCAACTGAAATTTACAGGTGTGGGTTCTTGTCTATACGATGTTGAAGTGACTGTACAATCAAGCTATCGTGGACCTCATGTACCTCTAATATCTCTCATGAGTAAATCAAATTGTAAAGAAATTGTCGGTCACCCCGTTCCTATAGAAGTTGTGGAAGATGGCTTAGTCGATACTCTGTTAACTACCAGGCACATTGATCAGTCACTGAAGGATGGGGGAAATAGTATTGGGAAATCGCTACCTAAAAGGAAGTCGGCCCAGATGTATCTCAATGTTGTTGGGAGAAACTGTGAAGTTACAAATGTTACTTCATTGAAAAGGAAATATTCGAAAAACAGGAAACCAAGGTTGTCTCCCAGAAAGATCAGAAGGCTGTCATCAATTAATGTTGAtcagaaagaaaagggagaagagagaAAGCCAGTGGTTGAAAAGATGGTGGGACCTGCCGTTGCATGTGTTCCACTTAGACTCGTCTTCAGTAGGATCACTGAAGCATTGAGCTCGTCAACACGATTGACAAGCAATAGCTAA
- the LOC135642356 gene encoding ferrochelatase-1, chloroplastic-like: MEAANSAVSQTKLLDFRSRRSIGSLYSSRHKGGTSVCYVKCSSHSSHNGLQGTDESLSLSVLSNPTSDVSKGNFAKSIHMPVKKHNLGRLNCSAEACTHDASFLSISSSHARERVGILLLNLGGPETLNDVQPFLFNLFADPDIIRLPRLFRFLQRPLAKLISVVRAPKSKEGYAAIGGGSPLRRITDEQAQALKLALKDKDLHANVYVGMRYWHPFTEEALHQIKKDKITKLVVLPLYPQFSISTSGSSIRVLQSIIREDAYFASLPISIIESWYQREGYIKSMADLIENELLSFSKPEEVMIFFSAHGVPLSYVQDAGDPYKDQMEECISLIMAELKYRGIVNQHTLAYQSRVGPVQWLKPYTDEVIVELGQKGVKSLLAVPVSFVSEHIETLEEIDMEYKHLALQSGIENWGRVPALGCTSSFISDLADAVIEALPSASVSNAKRTSSEPETETDLVQYAINLFFGSIFAFVLLLSPRVISAFRNFLI; the protein is encoded by the exons ATGGAAGCTGCGAATTCTGCTGTTTCTCAGACCAAACTCCTTGATTTTAGGAGTCGGAGAAGTATCGGCTCTCTGTATTC ATCAAGGCACAAGGGAGGTACCTCGGTATGCTATGTCAAATGCTCCTCCCATTCCTCGCATAATGGCCTTCAAGGAACTGATGAATCACTGAGTTTATCGGTGCTTTCTAATCCTACATCTGATGTTAGCAAGGGGAATTTTGCCAAATCTATACATATGCCAGTCAAAAAGCATAATCTTGGGAGGCTTAATTGTTCTGCAGAGGCATGCACGCATGATGCAAGTTTTCTCAGCATTTCTTCAAGTCATGCACGTGAAAGGGTTGGCATACTCCTGTTGAACCTTGGAGGTCCAGAGACCCTGAACGATGTTCAACCATTCCTGTTCAATTTATTTGCTGATCCA GACATAATACGGCTTCCTAGACTATTCCGGTTTCTCCAGCGACCACTGGCCAAGTTAATATCAGTTGTCAGAGCTCCAAAAAGTAAGGAGGGTTATGCTGCAATTGGTGGTGGATCACCATTACGGAGGATAACTGATGAACAG gCACAAGCACTGAAACTGGCCCTCAAAGACAAGGATTTGCATGCCAATGTATATGTTGGTATGCGGTACTGGCACCCTTTCACTGAGGAGGCTCTTCATCAG ATAAAGAAGGATAAAATAACAAAGCTTGTTGTGCTGCCACTTTATCCTCAATTCTCTATATCCACTAGTGGTTCTAGTATCCGTGTTCTACAGAGTATTATCAG GGAAGATGCTTATTTTGCAAGCTTGCCAATTTCTATTATCGAGTCATGGTATCAACGTGAAGGTTACATCAAATCAATGGCTGATTTGATAGAAAATGAGCTACTAAGTTTTTCTAAGCCTGAGGAG GTTATGATATTCTTTAGCGCACATGGAGTTCCACTTAGCTATGTTCAGGATGCAGGAGATCCATACAAAGATCAGATGGAGGAGTGTATCTCCTTGATCATGGCTGAGTTGAAATATAGAGGAATTGTTAACCAGCACACTCTTGCTTATCAG AGCCGAGTTGGGCCTGTTCAGTGGTTAAAGCCTTATACTGATGAAGTGATTGTCGAGCTTGGTCAGAAAGGTGTAAAGAGCCTTCTCGCAGTCCCTGTAAG CTTTGTGAGCGAACATATTGAAACTCTGGAAGAGATTGATATGGAGTACAAGCACCTGGCTCTGCAGTCGGGCATTGAGAACTGGGGCAGGGTACCAGCTCTGGGTTGCACTTCTTCCTTCATCTCAGATCTTGCAGATGCCGTTATAGAAGCCCTCCCATCTGCATCTGTATCAAATGCAAAGAGAACATCGTCAGAGCCCGAGACCGAGACAGATCTTGTTCAATATGCCATCAACTTGTTTTTCGGGTCAATCTTTGCGTTTGTGCTATTGCTGTCACCTAGAGTGATTTCCGCATTTAGGAATTTCctcatctaa
- the LOC103992715 gene encoding ubiquitin carboxyl-terminal hydrolase 6 translates to MPTVSVKWQKEVFPSVEIDTSQPPLVFKCQLYALTGVPPERQKIMVKGGLLKDDADWATLGVKEGQKLMMMGTADEIVKAPEKGPVFMEDLPEEEQVVAVGHSAGLYNLGNTCYMNSTLQCLHSVPELKSALLSYTNSGRNNELDQYSHLLTVATRDLFGELDRNVRPVAPLQFLSILRKKYPQFAQQHNGGYMQQDAEECWTQLMYTLSQSLRSSDSSEASATVKALFGVGLVNRVYCVESSEESFENESVYALKCHISQDINHLHEGLRRGLKSELEKMSTSLGRSAVFSKESCISELPRYLTVQFVRFFWKRESNQKAKILRKVDYPLELDVYEFCSDELRQKLQTPRQTLRELENVKLGLKVEDKKKEHEVNMPTSEGSSNDSSEPSSMALDKAVSSEDKGQLTGIYDLVAVLTHKGRSADSGHYVAWVKQENGKWIQYDDDNPIPQREEDITKLSGGGDWHMAYICVYKARVV, encoded by the exons ATGCCGACTG TTAGTGTCAAATGGCAAAAAGAAGTCTTTCCATCTGTGGAAATCGACACCAGCCAACCTCCTCTTGTATTTAAATGTCAATTGTATGCTTTGACTGGTGTACCTCCTGAGCGGCAAAAAATTATGGTCAAGGGTGGTCTTTTGAAG GATGATGCAGATTGGGCGACTCTAGGTGTCAAAGag GGGCAAAAGTTGATGATGATGGGCACAGCCGATGAGATAGTGAAAGCTCCAGAGAAAGGTCCCGTATTTATGGAGGATTTGCCAGAAGAAGAACAAGTAGTAGCTGTG GGTCACAGTGCTGGTCTATATAATTTGGGAAACACGTGTTACATGAACTCTACATTGCAATGTCTTCATTCGGTTCCGGAGTTGAAGTCAGCGCTGTTGAG TTATACCAACTCAGGAAGAAATAATGAGCTAGATCAGTACTCACACCTTCTGACCGTCGCAACTCGAGATCTTTTTGGCGAACTCGATAGGAATGTGAGGCCTGTTGCACCATTACAGTTTTTGTCG ATTTTACGTAAAAAGTATCCTCAGTTTGCCCAGCAGCATAATGGTGGTTATATGCAACAG GATGCTGAAGAATGTTGGACCCAGCTTATGTACACACTTTCTCAATCTCTTAGATCATCAGATTCCAG TGAAGCATCTGCGACGGTGAAGGCACTCTTTGGTGTTGGCCTTGTCAACAG GGTCTATTGTGTAGAAAGCAGTGAAGAAAGCTTTGAGAATGAATCGGTTTATGCACTAAAATGCCATATCTCGCAGGATATCAACCACTTGCATGAGGGGCTCAGACGT GGCCTAAAGTCAGAACTAGAGAAGATGTCTACTTCTTTGGGACGCAGTGCAGTTTTTTCAAAAGAATCATGCATTAGTGAATTGCCCAG GTATCTGACTGTTCAGTTTGTTCGTTTCTTCTGGAAAAGGGAGTCTAACCAGAAGGCAAAAATATTGCGG AAAGTGGATTATCCTTTGGAACTTGATGTTTATGAGTTCTGTTCAGATGAACTTCGTCAAAAGCTTCAGACTCCTCGTCAG ACACTACGAGAGTTAGAAAATGTCAAGCTTGGATTAAAAGTAGAAGACAAGAAGAAGGAACATGAAGTCAACATGCCTACATCAGAG GGGTCATCTAATGATAGTAGTGAACCATCTAGCATGGCTCTTGACAAAG CTGTATCTTCTGAAGATAAGGGGCAGTTAACTGGAATTTATGATTTGGTAGCTGTGCTTACTCACAAGGGAAGGAGTGCTGACTCTGGGCACTACGTTGCCTGGGTGAAACAAGAAAATG GAAAATGGATTCAATATGATGATGACAATCCAATCCCACAAAGGGAAGAAGATATTACAAAACTATCTGGCGGTG GTGATTGGCACATGGCATACATCTGCGTGTATAAAGCCAGAGTGGTTTGA
- the LOC135643690 gene encoding ras-related protein RIC1-like, translating into MNPEYDYLFKLLLIGDSGVGKSCLLLRFADDSYIESYISTIGVDFKIRTVEQDGKTIKLQIWDTAGQERFRTITSSYYRGAHGIIVVYDVTDQESFNNVKQWLNEIDRYASENVNKLLVGNKCDLTDNRAVSYEAGKAFADEIGIPFLETSAKDATNVEKAFMTMAADIKNRMASQPAMNASKPTTVHMRGQPVATKSSCCS; encoded by the exons TGACTATCTTTTCAAGCTTCTGCTTATTGGGGATTCGGGGGTTGGAAAATCATGCCTTCTACTTAGATTTGCG GATGATTCCTATATAGAAAGTTACATCAGTACAATTGGTGTAGACTTT AAAATTCGCACGGTAGAGCAGGATGGGAAAACCATAAAACTTCAAATT TGGGACACTGCTGGTCAGGAACGTTTCCGGACAATCACAAGTAGCTATTACCGTGGTGCACATGGGATTATT GTGGTCTATGACGTAACTGACCAAGAAAGTTTCAACAATGTCAAGCAGTGGCTGAATGAGATTGACAGGTATGCCAGTGAAAATGTGAACAAGCTTTTGGTGGGAAACAAGTGTGATCTGACCGATAATAGGGCAGTATCTTATGAAGCTGGCAAG GCATTTGCGGATGAGATCGGCATACCATTCCTGGAGACAAGTGCCAAGGATGCTACGAATGTAGAGAAGGCATTTATGACCATGGCTGCTGATATAAAGAACAG AATGGCAAGTCAGCCAGCTATGAATGCCAGCAAACCTACGACGGTCCATATGCGGGGTCAACCAGTCGCCACGAAGAGTAGCTGCTGCTCCTGA